CGTGCTTCGTAGCTGTCGGCTTCGGCGTGCCAACCGAGTTCACGCAGCAGTGACGCGTAATAACAAAGCGGCACAGCAAGTTGCTGATCATCAGGACCCAGCCATACTTCTAACGCACTTATGCCGGACAAATACTGTTGCCTGGCTTCCATAAATTTGAGCAGAGCCTCTTCGCGATTACCCGCTTCCAAATGCTTGTAGCCTTCTTGCTCGTTAGCAATCGCCTGCGCAATCTGCAATTGCCCGCGCGCAGCACCAGCTTCTGTATATTGCGTGGCTTTGTCAACTTGCCCACATTCGAAATAGAGTTTGGCCAAATACTGCCGAATCTTACTCGTATATCTGTGATCAGCTCCAAAAGCCTTTTCCAGAATGTTTATCGCCATCTGAAAACTAGCTTCGGCCCTTTCCGGCTGTCCTTGAGCCTGCACATCCATTGCTTGTTTCACCATAGCTTCTGCAGCAGTCAATGAACCAGCTTGTTTCATCATCTCTTCGAAGACTTCTTTTAGCTTCAAATAATCAGGAATCATTTCCGGATCACTTTCCACAAAGAGTTTTGCGCGCTCGAAATTAAGCTTTGCTTCGTCATACTTTTCTTGATAGCCCAACACAATAGCCAGACACATGCGACTTAGATTAACCTGTCCACTGTCTGAACCTAAGGCAGCTTCGGCAATCTTAATGGACTCTTTCATGTTTGATTCGGCGTGTTTATATCTGCCTAGTTTCATCTGGGCATGCGCTAAATTGAAAAGGTTTTCAAAAAGCCTATGGTCAGGAAAAGTAAACAACTGGCGTGCCTCTTCAAGCGTTTCTTCAAAAATATTGGCAGCCGATAAATAGTGTCTATCCTGCAAAAGCGCGCGACCTTCATCGTAACGCGCTTCCCACAACGAAATCTTTTCAGGAGGCGGTACAGGCGGATTCGGCAGTGCCGACGGACCAAATGACGGTGCACTACGTATTACATTTAACAAACCAGTAATTGCTTGATTTACCTGCAATTGTTCACTGTCTGGTAAATCTCGGGCTTCAGCAAGTGCGACATTGCACTCCTGCTCCGCCTCGGCAAAATCGCGGCGGGACATTGCTGCAGTTGCTTTTGCTAAATGCTCATGCCAGCTCACAACAATTCCTCCTCGTAAGCTATACCAAGATTGCCTACGAAATAAACTGCCAAACTCGCTCGGCAACGATTGTTTAACTTTACTGATAATGTAAAATGAAGCTCTCATGAGTAAGCCGAAACCAACGCATCTAGGTCAGTTTTTGCGCAACCTGCGTGAACAGCGGGGTTACGACAGTATTCAGGAATACGCTCGACAATATCAATTGCCCGTCAGTTACGTTTATTACACGGAAATTGAGTCAGGTAAAAAGAAAATTTCACTAGAGACATCAAAAGAACTCTGCGAAGCCTTGGATGTGGATCTGATATCGTTCTACTATCACGTACTGAAGGATGTATTGCCGCAAGATATACAAGATGATTTCCTCAGCCTTGTCCCGCTGCACAAAGTAACCGACCCCGATGAATTAGCAGCCAAAGCGAATCAGATTCAACAAGCGTATCAAAATAATCAACTATCCAGACTTAGCTCAGCGACATCGTCCATGCCAGAAGCTGGGGACACATTTTTCTCCAAGCATCCGGAATTGCATTCATTAGTAGCCTCTATATACTGCGTATCGTGCACAACAGATGTTGAATTAGAAAAAGTAGCTAAGCAAATAGGCATCACCATGCCGATTGAAGAGATTATTGATAAGTTCACAAATTTGGGCATTATCGATGTCACAGAGGGCAAACCGCGGCTAATCAAAAAACTCTACGACATCATAGTCACGAATGACCAACGCGCACTGTCCAATATCGTTAGGACAGAAACCGATAGACTCATCGAAAACAACGACATAAGCTGGACGGCAAGTGCCAACGAGGCTTCTTGCTTCTACGGAATTGTCGGCTTAACCAAAGAGAAACAAAAAGAATTTCGAGCATTGCTTGCCGATCTGGATGCTGAATTTGATTCTTACCATCAGAAAAACTCGGAAGCAGAGCCGCAGTTGATGACCGTAATATTTTCGCCTGCTAAGCAGTATATGCAAAGCTAAACGACTTCTACCGGTTTGGCAGAATACTGTCCGCGTGGAGCAAAAACAACTGAATAGAACACCGGCTCACTTTCGTTTTCGCCTGCATGGAAAAAGACATCTGCAGACTCGCGTCAGCTTAGAGACCGAGGAGGCAACCCTGCACATTCTTTTTGATCAAGGAACTCCAGTTCCACTGCGAACTAGACTGCTTTCTCATAAGGTATCAACAGCATTTGAATTAGGTTGGTCTGAGTTAAAAAATAGCGAGCTTTTACAAGCGGCAGAACAACAATTTGACGTTTTAGTAACTGCAGACAAACATTTGCAGTGCCAACAAAATTTTACTGATCGTAAAATCGCCATTCTCGTCTTACCATTTGAATGTTGTTCAAAACTACAGCAATATCTACCGATAATAGTGTCAACTATTGATCAACTAAAGTTAGGCGACTATGTCGAGATTGAACTATGAGCTAAAGCTTGAGCTAATGCCTGCGTCATCAATGAACGTCGCAGTCCTAGACTCGGGCAGCCTTGCAGCGTCTTATATTCTCTTATATGCTCAAAGTATACTCATTTGAGGCGCCAATGACAGCATCAAAAGACTTCAAGTAGGAAAATTTTCACGTAAATCCTGAGCAAGAAGCTCAGATTGACTATTTGCAGGACTTGCTACATGCACCTACGCGCAAGGATGCAGTGCTGCTCGCCGTAGATTTAGCAATTCAGCTTGTATGTGAAATTCAATCTGGAGGTCAACTGTATATTCAAAACGAGAAAAAAGCTGAGCCAGTACGGCTTCTTCTGCCCGGCATCGGCAAACCTGCCACGAACAAATGGAAATATCTTGTAGAAATACCTCATGCCTGGAAGCGCCAGTTATTTGTCAAAGGAAGGCGCCTTCCAGCCGCTAGTATTTGGACCAGATCACTCGTGAACAAACTCATGAGGCAAGAAGCAGCCGACAATTGGGATCTTCCATTGGAAGCCATAGAAGAAATCATGGAGTACTGTGATGCCAATAAGGAATTTCTACAAATGGAAGCAGATGAGGAGCGACGATTACTTCTTCTCGAAGGGATAAAAGTTGAGCTTCAAACTTCTCCTTGATGAAGACTCGCATGATCAAGGGAATTACAGAACGACGCATCCTTCTTACTTCCAACTGCAATGATTTCAGCAGCCTCTCCAAACAAATAGTTAAATCCGGCAAGCAACATTCAGGCATCCTTTTGGTGTACGAATACAACAATCCTATTAAGGACATGAGCTATGAGGACATATTCACAGCAATAAACAACCTTGAAAAAACAAAGCTGAACCTTCGCAATCAAGTGATACCACTCAACTCGTACAAGTATTGATTTCAAAGACCCCAGTCGGACCGGCAAGCGTCCAGAATATTTCGATAACACCGTCAGTAACGCACCAGCCTGACTAATAACTGGAAGTTTTATCAGGATGGTCTTTAATGTGAAATAGCCCTGTCCAGACTGACTTAACACGTCATTGTTGCTAAAAGCTGTTAATCAAGGGGTATAATAGATCCCCTGCACCGCAGCATTTTGAAGGTAACGTCGATGAAAAATTACAGGTTATACCATGGCACATTTTGTTTGATTCTTCTTCTGATGATGATACTCATGGCTCCTGCTGCAAGAAGCCAGAATCCCTGCAGATGCCAGGCTCTCAGTACATCGGCGTCATCGAGAATCGGTTCTTATGCACCCATTGTGGCAATCGTTAATGCAAATACGGACATGCAATTGGTCGAATCTAGACTTACAAAATTTGGTGCAAGTTATGAAGCAGGACCATGTGACGTAAAGGATTGCATAAGCTATAAGGTTTTAGGCATAAGAGTGCCTAAAGAGAAGATTCAGGACATGCTAAATGCTCTATCAAAAGACTCGACATTTGCAGGTGCGCAATTAAATACACTCTCGTCGTACTATTTTTGCGCAGGTGCTGCTACGACAGCCACTGCCAATGACCCATACTATCCTCAGCAATGGAATCTCAAATACATGAATATTCCCAAAGCTTGGGCGGCGCGTGCGCCGGTGAGTTTGTTTCCCTGTGATGTCGCTGTTCTGGATACTTTTGTTTTTCCTCAATTGAACTTGGAGTTGAAAAATAGTTTCGACCCAGCAGGCGATCATTTTAGGACCGCTGAGCTAAATAGCTACTCGGACAATCACTCGCTCTTTCATGGCACTCGAATTAGTAGTATCGTAGCGGCAGAAGCCAATAACCGTAATGGAATTGCCGGCGTAACCAAGCCAATATCGGGTGGAACAAACTCCAAAGTACTGGCGATTAGTATTGGGAATTCTGACTTCTCGGTCATCGCTGGACTATGCAGGCTATTAGCCTCTGGGAAGAAGGTGGCTGTTATCGGGGTAGCACCAGAAGCTCCCAACACATTACTTTCTAGTCCAATTGTGGCTAAGCTCTTGAGGCAATACCGCAATCAAGGTGGATTGCTGTTTGCCCCCGCCGGAAACTGGGGACAGGCACTTGGTGGACAACTGGATAATTCACTTATCCTCGTTGCAGCTGTGGACAAATTAGGTAAACCGCTTTCTGTCAATAACGCTAAATCAAACTATGGTGCCCCAGTCTGGTTTGCAGCGCCTGGAGAAGACGTTTTGGCCATTGGTAGTAACCCGGAAATTGCTGGAATGCGTGGCACTTCACCTGCTGCTGCCATGATGGCGGGAGTGGCTAGTTTAGTCTGGTCAGTCTATCCCACTTTGTCGAACTATGATGTTCTAGAAATACTTAGACGCTCAACTTCAGGACAAAATACTGGTGTGCTTGGGTTCGGTGTGCCTGACGCTAACAAAGCTATCGCAGAGACAGTTAAATTGCGTAAGGCGGCAACGAGTACTCTTAGGCAGGTAACTCCGCAAACCCAAGTGTCCCCTACCCTCAATGTGGCACCTATTCCCCAGAGATCGGCTCCTGTCCCAAAAGCGCCCGAATCTCTTATCCCGTCGCCATCTAGGACTCCTGTCGCACCGAATCCTACGAGATAGCCTCACAATTACGCCGCACCTCCAACGAGCTGACCTATCGCCAACGATTAACTTAACGCGAATCGTCAAGCCGAACTTACTTCTGTTCGCCACTGCCTGCTGCAGTTACGTCCTAGCTAAACTATCAACTGGAAGTTTTATCAGGATGGTCTTTAATGTGAAATAGCTCTGTACAGACTGACTTAACACGTCATTGTTGTTAAAAGCCGTTAATCAAGGGGTATAAATCCCCTACACCGCAGCATTTTGAAGGCAACGTCGATGAAAAAATACAGATTGTACCACGGTAACACCCTAGCGCTCACAGTCGCATTGGTCGGCATAGCTGTCGTAGCCGTAACTATTTTCATTTTGTACTACATCCAGACGCTAGGAGCCCATAAACAGGCTCAAAATGCCATTGATGCCGCAGCTCTACAGGCGGCAAAAGACATCGGTGAAATTTATATAGATACAAATGAGGGTAGCCACTTCGGACCGGTAGGCGTTAGCGACAATTTGCCACCCGGTAACGACACCAATAAAAGACCCATCGTAGGCATCAATACCTTAATGGCAACAATTAGATTGGATGCTCTCATCGCCGAGCAACTTGGAAGCTCAACAATGCTTGTTTTGGCAAGAGAAGACTACGAAAAGGCAAGAAGCACTTCATTTAAATTGCAGCAAAAGATCATCCGTGCGTGCGCCGGTGAAGTCGCTAAAGATCGCAATGGACATGAGATAAACATTCAAGCAAATGCCACGAAAGTCTACGACGACAACCCGGTAAAACTGGGAAAAGGGAAACGCTCAGGCAGTCTCATGATTCACCCAGGAATTCTACAGCCAAACAAAACCTACAATTCTACAGGCACTCCAATTCCCCAACCCGCCAACCTTGCACGCCTAGCCTCCGGGCACAAATATTCTGCCAACGGCATAGATTTCTATGCGGCCGGAGTTGAAATAAAGGACAATTTTGCTAATGACGGCGGTAACGACTGGTCCTTTAAATTCGTACCACTATCTCAACAGTCGGCCACGTTAATTGAGTCCGATCTTTGGCAAGGCATTTCCGCAGCGGATAATTTGGTTCCAACGCTGGTAAAAGTAGAGGCAGACCAAGAGATTAATCCGATAGCTGACACCAGATCGGAAGAGGAAAAGAAGGAGAACAAGACACAAAAGTTGCGCTCATCGGCCACGGCTCTGTGTGCTTTCTATGGCGCTCTACCATCTACTGACGGTGCCCTGAAGGTGTCCTTCCCTCAGACTAAGCCGCCATCCGGATACAACATAGACTTTACCTCTGTCCAATCAATAATGACCTCTGGTGGGTCAGGCGGTAAAACAAATCAAATTATGCTCAGAAAACTGGCAGCAGATCCCTCGTTTAATTCTGTGCATACAGCTAAAGATTTGGGTACTGCCAGTAACTATTTAGGCACCGCCGGTGGAGGTAAGGGGTGGAATGATGAGGATCACGGTTATTGGGTAACGGCAATTGGCGGAGCATTTCCTGATGAGCCTGGTTCCTCCATAGGTGAGCCCAAGCATTTTCACTCACGAACTGAAGATAATCCCAGCGTTGTCTTATCATTTTTGGTCTATGACTGGCTGAAATGCATGTACGTCAAACCAAATATCAGCGAGGTGGTGAAAGCATTACAAACACCGCTTACAGGCTCCAGTGTCGCTACGAGTATGTTCAGCGATGGTTTTCCTCAACCCGCTTACGCTGAAATCAATACCAAGTTACCAGTTACTTTCGCCATAGCTAATGTGCCGAGTTCAGGGGAAGGCGACCCACGAAACTGGAATAACTATTCCAAAGACCCTGAAGGATATCGACGTCAGTTTGCCAATGTCTTTGGCTATGTCCCTGCCGATATCACCTTGCCGGCTTCGTCTCTCGTTGTCTCTATCGACAACAATAAGGTAGTTACAACCAACGGACAACCACCAGATACTCTTACGGATCTGTACAATGCCGTCACAAGCATGAACGATTATTCCGCACAAACACTTCTGGCTTCAGAGAAAGTTCAACAACACTGTATCCTGGAAATTAATAGAACAGAAAAATTCATTGTAGACAACGTTGACAACAAAACCGGGCAGCCGCTCAATCCTAGCATGATACCGACACTGCAAGAGGCGGCTCGACAGCATGAGTCCGCAGTGATGATTTATGGAAGAGCCCTTATTGTTATGCAAAACGCTAAATTCGGACTGCAAATGTCGTATGCACTTTTAAATGACCGCAAGATGCTTACCAGTTTTGGGGCAACCAGAATAAGTGACCGAACATTTGAACTTATGCCGGGCTATCTTTACGTACCAACTCGGGCAGCAACCGAGATGGAGATTTCAGGAACCGGTAAAATCAGTACCGGGCAAGACACGTCCGCTGGTGTCTGTGACTGGGCTGCTGCACCGAGTGATGATGAAAAGGAGACCTTGCAGTTTTTTGTACAAGCAAAAAACACAAAGGTTAGCTACAATCGCGAAAGCTTCCAATTACTGGCA
Above is a window of Candidatus Obscuribacterales bacterium DNA encoding:
- a CDS encoding tetratricopeptide repeat protein; this encodes MSWHEHLAKATAAMSRRDFAEAEQECNVALAEARDLPDSEQLQVNQAITGLLNVIRSAPSFGPSALPNPPVPPPEKISLWEARYDEGRALLQDRHYLSAANIFEETLEEARQLFTFPDHRLFENLFNLAHAQMKLGRYKHAESNMKESIKIAEAALGSDSGQVNLSRMCLAIVLGYQEKYDEAKLNFERAKLFVESDPEMIPDYLKLKEVFEEMMKQAGSLTAAEAMVKQAMDVQAQGQPERAEASFQMAINILEKAFGADHRYTSKIRQYLAKLYFECGQVDKATQYTEAGAARGQLQIAQAIANEQEGYKHLEAGNREEALLKFMEARQQYLSGISALEVWLGPDDQQLAVPLCYYASLLRELGWHAEADSYEARGQMLMKNNEQSL
- a CDS encoding helix-turn-helix transcriptional regulator: MSKPKPTHLGQFLRNLREQRGYDSIQEYARQYQLPVSYVYYTEIESGKKKISLETSKELCEALDVDLISFYYHVLKDVLPQDIQDDFLSLVPLHKVTDPDELAAKANQIQQAYQNNQLSRLSSATSSMPEAGDTFFSKHPELHSLVASIYCVSCTTDVELEKVAKQIGITMPIEEIIDKFTNLGIIDVTEGKPRLIKKLYDIIVTNDQRALSNIVRTETDRLIENNDISWTASANEASCFYGIVGLTKEKQKEFRALLADLDAEFDSYHQKNSEAEPQLMTVIFSPAKQYMQS
- a CDS encoding S8 family serine peptidase, producing the protein MKNYRLYHGTFCLILLLMMILMAPAARSQNPCRCQALSTSASSRIGSYAPIVAIVNANTDMQLVESRLTKFGASYEAGPCDVKDCISYKVLGIRVPKEKIQDMLNALSKDSTFAGAQLNTLSSYYFCAGAATTATANDPYYPQQWNLKYMNIPKAWAARAPVSLFPCDVAVLDTFVFPQLNLELKNSFDPAGDHFRTAELNSYSDNHSLFHGTRISSIVAAEANNRNGIAGVTKPISGGTNSKVLAISIGNSDFSVIAGLCRLLASGKKVAVIGVAPEAPNTLLSSPIVAKLLRQYRNQGGLLFAPAGNWGQALGGQLDNSLILVAAVDKLGKPLSVNNAKSNYGAPVWFAAPGEDVLAIGSNPEIAGMRGTSPAAAMMAGVASLVWSVYPTLSNYDVLEILRRSTSGQNTGVLGFGVPDANKAIAETVKLRKAATSTLRQVTPQTQVSPTLNVAPIPQRSAPVPKAPESLIPSPSRTPVAPNPTR